Below is a window of Anabas testudineus chromosome 10, fAnaTes1.2, whole genome shotgun sequence DNA.
GCACTGTGATGGTGTCAATCAAGTGTTTTGGTTTGTATCTGGACAagtgggttgaggtctggggaAGAGTGTTCACGGCACCGAACTGTTGTTGTAAACACAGGAACCAGACAGTGTCAAGAGTCTCAGCAACCCCACATTCAGGTAGTAAATTTACATGTTGGACACAGGTTTGCTCAGTTAGGACTGAACTATTGCTCCCTAGTGTGAGCCCAGTTAAACTGAATTTATTGAAATGCTTTAATGAGACACAGTAATgacttaaaaaaagaagaaaaggtttCCAAAACAGAATATTTACTAATGAAGATAAATATATTGGATCAGGAAAGCCCTTGAGTTTGTTCTCATATttacaaatacagacaaatgtTTAGTGACTTTCACACTGTCTCCTGACATATTAACTGTGTACACACAATTTAACAAAGATTGTAGCATCatagaataaagaaaaaagaaaaaagaaaatttatttatttcaaaaaccTTTAGTGTGGGTCAAGGTCACGGCTCACGTCCCAAGCACCTTTAAACATGTGGAGAGTGTACATGGCTGACAGCAGGTTGTAAAAAAGTGGAAAgtttaaaaaaccttttaacCCCGCGGAAGCGCATTGAAGGAAGCTCCCTAATAGCCACTTAAACATTTGAACCAGACACAGACCATGTGAGGATTATTTAGATGTTAGATTATCTTATGCGGAGCCGcaataaaagcagctgaacCAATAACTCggggtaaaaaataaataataataataataataataataataataataataataataataataataataatgataataataatttgtgtcGGGAAATCTTCAAATGACATTTAGTGAACAGTGTTTGGAACTAGTTTTATTCTCATACTTAATTATGTGAAATGATCAGTCCAGTGGGCTGAAAACCAAAACGAAAAACTTATTAAATACAAGACAAGTTACATAAAGTCGAAGTCTTGACGGGTTTAAAAATGCATGCAGTTCGGCTGGTAACACAGGTATTTAGTGCAGTGCGCCTTGTTTACCATGTCCTGATGCCCTGTAATGAAGACACCCCAGTACTGGAGGAGAATGTGTTCTGGACATGGTTCAGGTCTCCAACCCCAAAGTTCATGTAATTCCCGTTGCTGGAGGATCCTTGCATTGAGGCTGCAGAATAATTACACGGATAGTTCGTGTTGCAGTCGGGGCTGGTGTAGTTACTGAAAGCCGGGTAGTTGTTGTACGTGAAGTGGTTAATGTGACCCATGCTGTAGGAGGGGTTATAGGCGGCCGCGTCCGCCGCCAGGCACGGCTTCCCATCCCGCACCAGCACCGGCACCGACACTCTCCTGGGCGGCGGCAGGGACACCATCTCCAGGCTCTGGTCCTGCCTCTGCCGCTTGCACTTGTACCTCCTGTTCTGGAACCAGATCTTCACCTGGGTCGGGGTGAGTTTGAGGACCCCGGCCAGGTGGTCTCTCTCCGGGGCGGACAGGTACCTCTGCTGCTTGAAGCGGCGCTCCAACTCGTACACCTGCGCTTGGGAGAAGAGGACCCGCGGCTTCCTGCGCCTCCGGGACTTGGGCCGGTCCGACTCCTCGGTTTTTATGTCCTCCACAGGCTCGACTGGAGGACTGAATTCCTCTGATTAAACCAgtgcaagaaagaaaaagagcgTTTGAAAAAGTGAAGCCAGTGAGACACGGGGTCAGAGGGATTATTCTCATTTGAATTGGAG
It encodes the following:
- the nkx2.5 gene encoding homeobox protein Nkx-2.5, coding for MFPSPSTSTPFSVKDILNLKQSHDAMVSSLDGSSRMDYCNAPTSSSSSCMLARLKQEPLRDMSSAAASAAAASLFGEDPHESRAGRGNSLNFATTFYGKSLIEMDIVKDGKPESFEGKRRKEEFSPPVEPVEDIKTEESDRPKSRRRRKPRVLFSQAQVYELERRFKQQRYLSAPERDHLAGVLKLTPTQVKIWFQNRRYKCKRQRQDQSLEMVSLPPPRRVSVPVLVRDGKPCLAADAAAYNPSYSMGHINHFTYNNYPAFSNYTSPDCNTNYPCNYSAASMQGSSSNGNYMNFGVGDLNHVQNTFSSSTGVSSLQGIRTW